In Halorhabdus tiamatea SARL4B, a genomic segment contains:
- the nuoL gene encoding NADH-quinone oxidoreductase subunit L produces the protein MTGILDFAPAIALLPLAAFVLVLLGGNYLPKRGALAGIAALAGSLVLSALSLVAVANGDPYHAELYTFLTGDGAISLHFGILIDPLSALMLTLVSLIALLVFVFSLGYMNDEGEGGLRRYYAELSLFAFSMLAFVFADNLLMAFMFFELVGLCSYLLIGFWFREPGPASAAKKAFLVTRFGDYFFLVGTVAVLSMFGTGLFVGEEGFPELARQAIESGQTFYGLGAETAITLAGLLVLGGVIGKSAQFPLHTWLPDAMEGPTPVSALIHAATMVAAGVYLVARMYGFYLLSPTALGVIALVGGFTALFAASMALVKQELKQVLAYSTISQYGYMMLALGGGGYVAAVFHLTTHAIFKALLFLGAGSVIIAMHHNENMWDMGGLKEKMPVTYYAFLSGSLALAGIFPFAGFWSKDEVLYETLIHGLGGSPLLLAGYAMGLLAVAFTGFYTFRMVLLTFHGDARTEQAEDPHSVRWNVKLPLAVLGILAAVGGVINLAPVEKVTGVHLTFLHDWLGGATELLSVEHYETLLHDYAHYTAENPLGETGTVLAGAAVSLGLALLGAGIAYRLYAVADPEEHTDRLGGLKTLLMNNYYQDEYQVWLARGVTVPIARAADTFDQSVVDGIVNATSSVSLFGSERVRRIQSGVVTNYATLVTLGLVALLVVFALLGGWL, from the coding sequence ATGACAGGAATACTCGACTTCGCTCCGGCGATCGCACTGCTCCCGCTGGCCGCCTTCGTTCTCGTGTTGCTTGGCGGCAACTACCTGCCGAAACGCGGCGCGCTGGCCGGCATCGCCGCGCTGGCTGGCTCGCTCGTCCTCTCGGCCCTCTCGCTGGTGGCCGTGGCCAACGGCGACCCCTATCACGCGGAACTCTATACCTTCCTCACTGGCGATGGGGCGATCAGTCTCCACTTCGGCATTCTGATCGATCCGCTCTCGGCGCTGATGCTCACGCTCGTTTCGCTGATCGCCCTGCTGGTGTTCGTCTTCTCGCTCGGGTATATGAACGACGAGGGCGAGGGCGGCCTCCGGCGGTACTACGCCGAACTCTCGCTGTTCGCCTTCAGCATGCTCGCCTTTGTCTTCGCGGACAACCTCCTGATGGCGTTCATGTTCTTCGAACTCGTCGGGCTGTGTTCGTACCTGCTGATCGGCTTCTGGTTCCGTGAGCCGGGCCCGGCCAGCGCGGCGAAGAAGGCCTTCCTCGTGACCCGTTTCGGGGACTACTTCTTCCTCGTCGGGACCGTGGCGGTCCTCTCGATGTTCGGCACCGGGCTGTTCGTCGGCGAGGAGGGCTTCCCGGAACTGGCCCGCCAGGCCATCGAGTCCGGCCAGACGTTCTACGGCCTGGGCGCGGAGACGGCGATCACGCTCGCCGGCCTGCTGGTGCTGGGCGGCGTGATCGGCAAGTCCGCCCAGTTCCCCTTACACACGTGGCTCCCCGACGCGATGGAGGGTCCGACCCCCGTTTCGGCGCTCATCCACGCGGCGACGATGGTAGCCGCCGGTGTCTACCTCGTCGCGCGGATGTACGGCTTCTACCTGCTGAGTCCGACCGCGCTGGGCGTAATCGCCCTCGTCGGTGGCTTCACCGCCCTCTTTGCGGCCTCGATGGCGCTGGTCAAACAGGAACTCAAGCAGGTGCTCGCCTATTCGACGATCTCCCAGTACGGGTACATGATGCTCGCGCTGGGTGGCGGCGGGTACGTCGCTGCGGTCTTCCACCTCACCACCCACGCGATCTTCAAGGCGCTGCTGTTCCTCGGTGCCGGTTCAGTCATCATCGCGATGCACCACAACGAGAACATGTGGGACATGGGCGGCCTGAAGGAGAAGATGCCCGTGACTTACTACGCGTTCCTCTCGGGGTCGCTCGCGCTGGCGGGCATCTTCCCCTTCGCCGGCTTCTGGTCGAAGGACGAGGTGCTCTACGAGACGCTGATCCACGGGCTGGGCGGTTCGCCGCTCCTGCTCGCTGGCTACGCGATGGGGCTACTCGCCGTCGCGTTCACCGGCTTCTACACCTTCCGGATGGTCCTGTTGACCTTCCACGGCGACGCCCGGACTGAACAGGCCGAGGATCCCCACAGCGTCCGGTGGAACGTCAAACTGCCGCTGGCCGTCCTCGGAATCCTCGCGGCCGTCGGCGGTGTGATCAATCTCGCGCCGGTCGAGAAGGTCACTGGCGTTCACCTGACCTTCCTCCACGACTGGCTCGGGGGCGCTACGGAGTTACTCTCGGTCGAACACTACGAGACGCTGCTCCACGACTACGCTCACTACACGGCCGAGAACCCGCTGGGTGAGACCGGGACCGTCCTCGCCGGCGCGGCCGTCTCGCTCGGCCTCGCCCTGCTGGGTGCCGGGATCGCCTATCGACTCTACGCCGTGGCCGATCCCGAGGAACACACCGACCGGCTCGGCGGTCTCAAGACGCTGCTCATGAACAACTACTACCAGGACGAGTACCAGGTCTGGCTGGCCCGGGGCGTGACGGTACCGATCGCCCGCGCGGCCGACACATTCGATCAGAGCGTCGTCGACGGCATCGTCAACGCAACCAGTAGCGTGAGCCTGTTCGGCAGCGAGCGCGTCCGCCGGATCCAGTCCGGCGTCGTGACCAACTACGCGACGCTGGTCACGCTTGGTCTCGTTGCACTGCTAGTCGTCTTCGCACTGCTCGGGGGGTGGCTCTAA
- the nuoK gene encoding NADH-quinone oxidoreductase subunit NuoK produces MVGVFPYLLLSAAIFAIGVFGVLTRRNALLFLMSVELMLNAANVNFVAFSLHYGNLTGQVFALFVMALAAAEVAVGIGIILVLYRNFGEIDVTVPTTMRW; encoded by the coding sequence ATGGTCGGTGTCTTCCCGTATCTCCTGCTGTCGGCGGCGATTTTCGCCATCGGCGTCTTCGGCGTGTTGACGCGCCGGAACGCCCTGCTCTTCCTCATGTCTGTCGAGTTGATGCTCAACGCAGCGAACGTCAACTTCGTCGCGTTCTCGCTGCACTACGGCAACCTGACGGGACAGGTGTTCGCACTGTTCGTGATGGCGCTGGCTGCCGCCGAGGTCGCGGTCGGCATCGGTATCATCCTCGTCCTGTATCGCAACTTCGGTGAGATCGACGTGACCGTCCCGACGACGATGCGGTGGTAA
- a CDS encoding NADH-quinone oxidoreductase subunit J: MGVLELIAFGLFALTTVGASLGVVVVRDVWHAALLLGVALLSVAVHYVMVQAPFVAAMQILVYVGGVLILISFAVMLTRRSDPGSGGVTQ, translated from the coding sequence ATGGGAGTACTCGAACTGATCGCTTTTGGGCTGTTCGCACTGACGACAGTCGGTGCCAGCCTGGGCGTCGTGGTGGTACGTGACGTCTGGCACGCGGCGCTGTTGCTCGGCGTGGCCTTGCTCAGCGTCGCCGTCCACTACGTCATGGTCCAGGCACCGTTCGTCGCCGCAATGCAAATTCTGGTGTACGTCGGCGGCGTCCTCATCCTGATTAGCTTCGCCGTCATGTTGACGCGTCGAAGTGATCCGGGCTCTGGCGGGGTGACACAGTGA
- a CDS encoding DUF456 domain-containing protein, protein MEITVFVLLALALLVGGVLGSFVPMVPAGLLSIGGIVVYWWSTGYATPGPIVLAGFLTVGVLVVAVDYLAGAIAAKAGGASTLSSVAGALVGFALFFVLGPVGILLGITATVFALELYRGRARDESLKAAGYALVGTLGSSVMQFVLTLSMLVAFLVVLVV, encoded by the coding sequence ATGGAGATCACCGTGTTCGTCCTCCTCGCCCTGGCGTTGCTGGTCGGCGGCGTCCTCGGGAGTTTCGTGCCGATGGTCCCCGCGGGCCTGCTCTCGATCGGCGGGATCGTGGTCTACTGGTGGAGTACGGGCTACGCCACGCCCGGACCGATCGTCCTCGCTGGGTTCCTCACCGTCGGGGTACTCGTGGTCGCCGTCGACTACCTGGCGGGCGCGATCGCCGCGAAAGCCGGTGGTGCCTCGACGCTCAGTAGCGTCGCCGGCGCGCTCGTCGGGTTCGCGCTCTTCTTTGTGCTCGGCCCGGTCGGCATCCTCCTCGGCATCACGGCCACCGTCTTCGCCCTCGAACTCTACCGGGGGCGAGCGCGGGACGAGAGTCTCAAGGCCGCCGGCTACGCCCTGGTCGGCACGCTCGGCTCGAGCGTGATGCAGTTCGTTCTGACGCTGTCGATGCTGGTGGCGTTTCTCGTCGTTCTCGTCGTCTGA
- a CDS encoding AbrB/MazE/SpoVT family DNA-binding domain-containing protein, translated as MATDEAPMETTVSDRGMVTIPAELRRRLDIEPGDKLRWETDEEGTLSVEVLKQRYGAFDDFEPIPMGGGGSESHDIAGHEDDPALSETS; from the coding sequence ATGGCAACTGACGAGGCTCCCATGGAAACGACGGTCAGCGACCGGGGGATGGTCACGATCCCCGCGGAGCTTCGCCGGCGCCTCGACATCGAACCGGGCGACAAACTCCGGTGGGAGACCGACGAAGAGGGAACGCTTTCGGTCGAAGTCCTAAAACAGCGCTACGGCGCTTTCGACGATTTCGAGCCGATACCAATGGGTGGAGGCGGGTCCGAATCGCACGACATTGCCGGTCACGAAGACGATCCCGCACTGTCGGAGACGAGCTGA
- a CDS encoding type II toxin-antitoxin system VapC family toxin, whose translation MAVAVVDTGVLVGMADADDEHHDVAMEIVRDMDHGDLPTGRVTNYVALETQNWIQSRKRHEKAVETYRRLNQSAGFEVLHAAQKDFTNAIKLFETHTGLSFGDATIAAYMHRAGIEYLYSFDDDFDAIEHITRLETADDPFE comes from the coding sequence ATGGCAGTCGCAGTTGTCGATACGGGTGTTCTCGTCGGGATGGCAGACGCTGACGACGAACACCACGACGTTGCCATGGAGATCGTTCGTGACATGGATCATGGCGACCTCCCAACCGGCCGGGTGACAAACTACGTTGCGCTTGAAACACAGAACTGGATACAGTCCCGGAAACGTCATGAAAAGGCCGTGGAGACGTACAGACGTTTGAATCAGTCAGCTGGATTCGAGGTGCTCCACGCTGCACAAAAGGACTTTACCAACGCTATCAAGCTGTTCGAAACTCACACAGGACTGTCGTTCGGTGATGCGACGATTGCCGCGTACATGCACCGAGCGGGGATCGAATACCTGTACTCGTTCGACGACGATTTCGACGCTATCGAGCACATCACGCGGCTGGAAACAGCGGACGACCCGTTCGAGTGA
- a CDS encoding NuoI/complex I 23 kDa subunit family protein: MIGILKGMATTMKHALDGKTFTVEYPETAPEVSPRFRGVHKYSQERCIWCRQCENVCPNDTIQIVQDDQRNGEQYNLHVGQCIYCRLCEEVCPTDAIVLTQNFEFVGDTKDDLAYNKEELKNVPWYKDIDPLESREPDRGSWVGEGEGEVDYQ; this comes from the coding sequence ATGATCGGCATCCTCAAAGGTATGGCAACGACGATGAAACACGCCCTCGACGGCAAGACGTTCACCGTCGAGTACCCCGAGACCGCACCCGAGGTCAGCCCGCGGTTCCGGGGCGTCCACAAGTACAGCCAGGAGCGCTGCATCTGGTGTCGACAGTGTGAGAACGTCTGTCCGAACGACACCATCCAGATCGTTCAGGACGACCAGCGCAACGGCGAACAGTACAACCTCCACGTCGGCCAGTGTATCTACTGTCGGCTCTGTGAGGAGGTCTGTCCGACCGATGCCATCGTGCTGACCCAGAACTTCGAGTTCGTCGGCGATACGAAAGACGACCTCGCCTACAACAAGGAGGAACTCAAGAACGTCCCATGGTACAAGGATATCGACCCGCTGGAGTCCCGGGAGCCGGACCGTGGCAGTTGGGTCGGCGAAGGCGAAGGCGAAGTCGACTACCAGTAG